One Hyalangium gracile genomic window carries:
- a CDS encoding carbohydrate ABC transporter permease: MSKLKQRRRVAETARAVGAWLVALIIFFPIFWMVLTSFKTELEAFSMPPDLFFGPTLENYREIFERTQYLHYAWNSLLTSGGATLLGMLVAIPAAYSFAFHPSARTRGTLMWMLSTKMLPGVGVLVPIYLLSRDLGLLDSRILLVVVFALINLPIMVWMIYTYFRDIPKDILEAARMDGATTSQEMIRVLLPVSRGGLASTALLSLILSWNEAFWSLNLTTTRAAPLTALVASFASPEGLFWAKLSAVSTLACAPILVLGWLSQKQLVRGLTFGAVK, encoded by the coding sequence ATGTCGAAGCTCAAACAACGACGTCGCGTGGCGGAGACCGCACGGGCGGTGGGCGCCTGGCTGGTGGCCCTCATCATCTTCTTCCCCATCTTCTGGATGGTGCTCACCAGCTTCAAGACGGAGCTGGAGGCGTTCTCCATGCCTCCGGACCTGTTCTTCGGGCCCACGCTGGAGAACTACCGGGAGATCTTCGAGCGGACCCAGTACCTGCACTACGCCTGGAACTCGCTGCTCACCAGCGGCGGGGCCACGCTGCTGGGCATGCTGGTGGCGATCCCCGCCGCCTATAGCTTCGCCTTCCACCCGAGCGCGCGCACCCGGGGCACGCTGATGTGGATGCTCTCCACGAAGATGCTGCCCGGGGTGGGCGTGCTGGTGCCCATCTACCTGCTGTCGCGGGACCTGGGGCTGCTGGACTCGCGCATCCTGCTCGTCGTGGTGTTCGCGCTCATCAACCTGCCCATCATGGTGTGGATGATCTACACGTACTTCCGCGACATCCCGAAGGACATCCTCGAGGCGGCGCGGATGGACGGCGCCACCACCTCGCAGGAGATGATCCGGGTGCTGCTGCCGGTGAGCCGGGGCGGGCTGGCCTCCACGGCGCTGCTGTCGCTCATCCTCAGCTGGAACGAGGCCTTCTGGTCGCTGAATCTGACGACGACCCGGGCCGCGCCCCTCACCGCGCTGGTGGCTTCGTTCGCCAGCCCCGAGGGCCTGTTCTGGGCCAAGCTGTCCGCGGTCTCCACGCTCGCCTGCGCCCCCATCCTGGTGCTGGGCTGGCTCTCTCAGAAGCAGCTCGTTCGCGGTCTGACCTTCGGCGCGGTCAAGTAA
- a CDS encoding carbohydrate ABC transporter permease: protein MSVSSSPRRVGWLTASPAIIMLFAWMIVPLSMTLYFSTQYYNLLYPGKTAFVGLENFAYFFTYPSFWTSVRNTLLLVGSVLVITVVGGVLISVLVDASFPGQGIVRILLISPFFVMPTVSALVWKNLLMNPVSGLFAWVSQLFGMTPVNWFADWPLLSIILIVAWEWLPFAILIFVTALQSMNQEQKEAAQMDGATPVAIFRYLTVPHLARPIAVVVMVETIFLLSIFAEIFTTTGGGPGDATTNVPYLIFTQALLEFDVGAASAGGLFAVVLANVVAYFLIRLVGKSLDA from the coding sequence ATGAGCGTCTCCAGTTCCCCACGCCGTGTCGGATGGCTCACGGCCTCGCCAGCAATCATCATGCTGTTCGCGTGGATGATCGTCCCGCTGTCCATGACGTTGTACTTCTCCACGCAGTACTACAACCTGCTCTACCCCGGCAAAACGGCGTTCGTGGGGCTGGAGAACTTCGCCTACTTCTTCACCTACCCGAGCTTCTGGACGAGCGTCCGCAACACGCTGCTGCTGGTGGGCAGCGTGCTGGTCATCACGGTGGTGGGCGGAGTGCTCATCAGCGTGCTGGTGGATGCGAGCTTCCCGGGGCAGGGCATCGTGCGGATCCTGCTCATCTCTCCGTTCTTCGTCATGCCCACCGTCAGCGCGCTGGTGTGGAAGAACCTGCTGATGAACCCGGTGTCCGGCCTGTTCGCCTGGGTGTCCCAGCTGTTCGGCATGACGCCCGTCAACTGGTTCGCGGACTGGCCGCTGCTGTCCATCATCCTCATCGTCGCCTGGGAGTGGCTGCCCTTCGCCATCCTCATCTTCGTGACGGCGCTGCAGTCGATGAACCAGGAGCAGAAGGAGGCCGCGCAGATGGATGGGGCCACGCCGGTGGCCATCTTCCGCTACCTGACGGTGCCGCACCTGGCTCGGCCCATCGCCGTGGTGGTGATGGTGGAGACCATCTTCCTGCTGAGCATCTTCGCGGAGATCTTCACCACCACCGGCGGAGGCCCCGGGGACGCCACCACCAACGTGCCCTACCTCATCTTCACCCAGGCCCTGCTCGAGTTCGACGTGGGCGCGGCCTCGGCGGGTGGCCTCTTCGCCGTCGTCCTGGCCAACGTCGTCGCCTACTTCCTCATCCGGCTGGTCGGCAAATCCCTCGACGCCTAG
- a CDS encoding ABC transporter substrate-binding protein, whose product MQRRNHFHDAVLLLGLVLSLNTARAQTTLTIGTVNNGDMVRMQTLSKVYADTHPGVQLNWVVLDENTLRQRLTTDITTGGGQFDVITIGAYEAPMWGRQGWLVPLDSMPASYGLDDLMPNVRKQLSDDGHLYALPFYSEGSITFYRKDLFAAKGLQMPDAPTWEQIRGFAQALHAPERGLYGICLRGKAGWGENMALITTIVNSFGGRWFDEKWEPQIDSPEWHKAVNFYVDLLSKYGPPGPSSNGFNENLTLFNAGKCGMWVDASVAGSFVTDPTQSQVPDKVGFTKAPRAVTHKGSSWLWTWALAIPASSKQVEAARDFIGWATSREYSQLVAQRHGVSAMPPGTRLSTYASEAYLKATPFAQVTLEAIRTADPTSPTLQPVPYTGVQFATIPEFQAVATLVGRLISGALAGTADVDEVLNTSKKAVRRTMARAGYYDR is encoded by the coding sequence ATGCAGAGGCGCAATCACTTCCACGATGCCGTCCTGCTGCTTGGGCTGGTGTTGAGCCTCAATACCGCGCGGGCCCAGACCACACTCACCATCGGCACCGTGAACAACGGTGACATGGTGCGGATGCAAACCTTGTCAAAGGTCTACGCGGACACGCATCCCGGAGTGCAGCTCAACTGGGTGGTGCTGGATGAGAACACCCTGCGGCAGCGCCTGACGACGGACATCACCACGGGAGGTGGCCAGTTCGACGTCATCACCATCGGAGCCTACGAGGCCCCCATGTGGGGCCGCCAGGGCTGGCTGGTGCCCCTGGACTCCATGCCCGCCAGCTACGGGTTGGATGACCTCATGCCCAACGTACGCAAGCAATTGAGCGACGACGGCCACCTGTACGCGCTGCCCTTCTATTCGGAGGGCTCCATCACATTCTACCGGAAGGACCTGTTCGCGGCGAAGGGCCTGCAGATGCCCGACGCGCCCACGTGGGAGCAGATCCGCGGCTTCGCGCAGGCCCTGCACGCGCCGGAGCGTGGCCTCTACGGCATCTGCCTGCGAGGCAAGGCCGGCTGGGGCGAGAACATGGCCCTGATCACCACCATCGTGAACAGCTTTGGCGGGCGCTGGTTCGACGAGAAGTGGGAGCCGCAGATCGACAGCCCCGAGTGGCACAAGGCCGTGAACTTCTACGTTGACCTTCTGAGCAAGTATGGTCCGCCCGGGCCGAGCAGCAACGGCTTCAACGAGAACCTGACGCTCTTCAACGCGGGCAAGTGTGGCATGTGGGTGGATGCCAGCGTGGCGGGCTCGTTCGTCACCGATCCCACCCAGAGCCAGGTGCCGGACAAGGTGGGCTTCACCAAGGCTCCGCGCGCGGTGACGCACAAGGGCTCGTCCTGGCTGTGGACGTGGGCCCTGGCCATCCCCGCCAGCTCGAAGCAGGTGGAGGCCGCGCGCGACTTCATCGGCTGGGCCACCTCGCGCGAGTACAGCCAGCTCGTCGCCCAGCGCCATGGCGTCTCGGCGATGCCCCCGGGCACGCGCCTGTCCACCTACGCGTCCGAGGCCTACCTCAAGGCCACGCCCTTCGCCCAGGTCACCCTGGAGGCCATCCGCACCGCGGACCCCACCTCCCCCACGCTCCAGCCCGTGCCGTACACGGGCGTGCAGTTCGCCACCATCCCGGAGTTCCAGGCGGTGGCCACGCTGGTGGGCCGCCTCATCTCCGGAGCGCTGGCGGGCACGGCCGACGTGGACGAAGTGCTGAACACGTCGAAGAAGGCGGTCCGGCGCACCATGGCTCGCGCGGGCTACTACGACCGCTGA
- a CDS encoding Ig-like domain-containing protein — MRSSSSRLLLFWVFVGLWSVACGEDSAPGNQPPTLTGPTAQTPEVRSGAPVALTLEATDPDGDALTYAWGQTPPSPAGTFSDAASATPSWTAPQVTVETQFQLGVTVSDGKNGSVHKSVTVRVLPPLPANRAPVLSQAPMASPSSVTGAASVQLSVAASDPDGDTLSYAWSQVFPAAPMGTFSSASSANPTWTAPNVSANSVYALRVTVTDGKGGSVQGTVEINVGVSQGNRPPTVAASITGPSTLLAGDTGTFSLTASDADGDPLTWSWTQSAPATQGTFMGSTTSSSAQWFSPVVATQTSFTLSVTVTDGKSPAVARTLTVPVTVPRYTDVQKTWEAVPCTSCHGTAGGVNLRFGMSYASLVNVNANACGLKRVVPGDPNNSAIVLKMEGNACGTRMPSNDQAYFDDNPGMVVRVRSWILAGAAND; from the coding sequence ATGCGCAGTAGTTCGTCCCGGCTTCTTCTCTTCTGGGTGTTCGTCGGTCTGTGGAGCGTTGCCTGTGGCGAGGACTCCGCTCCTGGCAACCAGCCCCCGACCCTCACGGGCCCGACCGCGCAGACGCCGGAGGTGCGCTCCGGCGCCCCGGTAGCGCTCACCCTGGAGGCCACGGATCCGGACGGGGATGCGCTCACCTATGCCTGGGGCCAGACTCCTCCGTCTCCGGCGGGTACCTTCAGCGATGCCGCCAGCGCCACGCCGAGCTGGACGGCTCCCCAGGTGACGGTGGAGACCCAGTTCCAGCTTGGCGTCACGGTCTCGGATGGGAAGAACGGCTCCGTCCACAAATCCGTGACGGTGCGTGTCCTCCCGCCGCTGCCCGCCAACCGGGCTCCGGTGCTCTCCCAGGCGCCCATGGCCTCTCCCTCTTCCGTGACGGGTGCCGCGTCCGTCCAGCTCTCGGTGGCTGCGAGCGACCCGGACGGAGACACGCTCTCCTATGCATGGAGTCAGGTGTTTCCCGCCGCCCCGATGGGGACGTTCAGCAGCGCCTCCTCGGCCAACCCCACCTGGACGGCCCCGAACGTGAGCGCAAACAGCGTCTACGCGCTGCGTGTCACCGTGACGGACGGGAAGGGCGGCAGTGTGCAGGGCACCGTCGAGATCAACGTCGGCGTCAGTCAGGGGAATCGGCCGCCCACCGTGGCCGCCAGCATCACCGGCCCCAGCACACTGCTGGCGGGTGACACGGGCACGTTCTCCCTCACCGCGAGCGATGCGGATGGCGATCCGCTCACCTGGTCGTGGACCCAGTCGGCTCCGGCCACGCAGGGAACCTTCATGGGCTCCACCACCAGCTCGAGCGCCCAGTGGTTCTCGCCCGTGGTGGCCACGCAGACCTCCTTCACCCTCTCGGTGACGGTCACCGATGGCAAGAGCCCCGCGGTGGCCCGCACCCTCACCGTGCCCGTCACGGTTCCTCGCTACACCGACGTCCAGAAGACCTGGGAGGCGGTGCCCTGCACGAGCTGCCACGGCACGGCCGGAGGCGTGAACCTCCGGTTCGGTATGAGCTACGCCAGCCTGGTCAATGTGAACGCCAACGCGTGTGGCCTGAAGCGGGTGGTGCCCGGCGATCCGAACAACTCGGCGATCGTCCTCAAGATGGAAGGCAATGCCTGCGGCACCCGCATGCCCTCCAACGACCAGGCCTATTTCGATGACAACCCTGGCATGGTGGTCCGTGTGCGCTCGTGGATTCTCGCGGGCGCCGCCAACGACTGA
- a CDS encoding DUF3574 domain-containing protein, which translates to MHSTLSLKRLSTAFSLPLLLTLGLATTACGDGEDCAVGSEQFRTELFFGLDRENAAPISEAEWQNFVDTSVTPRFKDGLTMFDANGQYLMDNGTLVHENSKVIVLLHDGAKARSQDIDTIREEYKSRFSQEAVLRVDSTSCVAF; encoded by the coding sequence TTGCACTCAACCCTGTCCCTGAAGCGCCTCTCCACCGCGTTCTCCCTTCCGCTCCTGCTGACCCTGGGGCTGGCCACCACCGCCTGCGGTGACGGCGAGGACTGTGCCGTGGGCTCGGAGCAGTTCCGCACGGAGCTGTTCTTCGGCCTCGACCGCGAGAACGCCGCGCCCATCAGCGAGGCCGAGTGGCAGAACTTCGTCGACACCTCCGTCACGCCCCGCTTCAAGGACGGGCTGACCATGTTCGACGCCAACGGTCAGTACCTCATGGACAACGGCACCCTCGTCCATGAGAACAGCAAGGTCATCGTCCTGCTCCACGATGGCGCCAAGGCCCGCTCCCAGGACATCGACACCATCCGCGAGGAGTACAAGAGCCGGTTCTCCCAGGAGGCCGTGCTCCGCGTGGACTCCACCTCCTGCGTGGCCTTCTGA
- a CDS encoding GNAT family N-acetyltransferase → MPPVLFRTAVAKDLPTILALLADDAIARERKGYVVEPTPALAAAFDEIAADPNNELLVGEQEGEVVACLQLTYIPGLSRGGMRRALVEAVRVRGDLRGQGVGARLMDEAFARARARGCGLMQLTTDKRRPAAHRFYARLGFEATHEGMKRAL, encoded by the coding sequence ATGCCTCCCGTCCTCTTCCGCACCGCTGTGGCGAAGGATCTCCCCACCATCCTGGCCCTGCTGGCCGATGACGCCATCGCGCGCGAGCGCAAGGGCTACGTCGTCGAGCCCACGCCCGCGCTGGCAGCCGCATTCGACGAGATTGCGGCGGACCCCAACAACGAGCTGCTGGTTGGGGAGCAGGAAGGAGAGGTGGTGGCCTGCCTGCAGCTCACGTACATCCCGGGCCTGAGCCGTGGTGGGATGCGACGCGCGTTGGTGGAAGCGGTGCGCGTGCGCGGTGACCTACGGGGGCAGGGCGTAGGGGCTCGGCTGATGGATGAGGCCTTTGCCCGTGCCCGCGCGCGTGGCTGCGGCCTCATGCAGCTGACCACCGACAAGCGTCGGCCGGCGGCTCACCGCTTCTACGCACGGCTCGGCTTCGAGGCTACCCACGAAGGGATGAAGCGCGCTCTCTGA
- a CDS encoding DUF4334 domain-containing protein — MSPSAARNRLDVLRSRERGDTAELDAFWKELPPASLDDLWGSWQGADLATGHPLSKLLGKVGWVGKHFGGPLDVQPLVCRAPDGSLFSHRELGKGEASVWMIEFRGEVTATMAYDGAPTFDHFKKVDDRTLMGIMNGKNVLHEGRHFYFVLERASAPFALGPPPARA; from the coding sequence ATGAGTCCCTCGGCCGCGCGGAATCGCCTCGACGTGCTCCGCTCTCGAGAGCGGGGAGACACCGCTGAGCTCGATGCGTTCTGGAAGGAGCTCCCTCCGGCGTCGCTCGACGACCTCTGGGGGAGCTGGCAAGGCGCGGACCTCGCGACGGGGCACCCGCTGTCGAAGCTGCTGGGGAAGGTGGGCTGGGTCGGCAAGCACTTCGGCGGACCGCTGGACGTGCAGCCGCTCGTGTGCCGCGCTCCCGACGGCTCGCTCTTCTCCCATCGGGAGTTGGGCAAGGGAGAGGCGAGCGTCTGGATGATCGAGTTCCGCGGCGAGGTCACCGCGACCATGGCCTACGACGGAGCGCCGACCTTCGATCACTTCAAGAAGGTCGACGACCGCACGCTGATGGGCATCATGAACGGCAAGAACGTGCTCCACGAGGGTCGCCACTTCTACTTCGTGCTCGAGCGCGCCAGCGCCCCCTTCGCGCTGGGGCCGCCGCCCGCGCGAGCATGA
- a CDS encoding NAD(P)-dependent alcohol dehydrogenase: protein MLERASRTGTAAVLREVGGSLKRTEIVCDALRPDEVLVRMVGAGICHTDLSAMEGVVPVPLPIVLGHEGAGVVLERGSAVTALEPGDHVVLSFDACRACPACQRGLPGYCNHARALNYACARSDGTTTLRDAAGPVHGGWFGQSSLASIAVASQRNAVRVPRSNELALLAPLGCGIQTGAGTVLRALKASAGQGIAIFGAGAVGAGALMAAVAARCSPIVVVDPLPSRRQLALELGATHALAPDEVGERGSGLRKALGGGLDFCIDTVGTQAVITQALHALGTPGVCATLALRGGANPVSISQTHLLYGRTLVGIIEGDADPQAFIPELVRMWRAGQLPLERIVRTFAFDRLDEALAKMRDGSVLKPVLTFGGIE from the coding sequence ATGCTGGAGCGAGCGAGTCGGACGGGGACCGCGGCCGTTCTGCGCGAGGTCGGAGGCTCGCTGAAGCGCACCGAGATCGTCTGCGACGCGCTTCGCCCCGACGAGGTCCTCGTGCGGATGGTGGGCGCCGGCATCTGCCACACCGATCTCTCGGCGATGGAAGGCGTCGTCCCGGTGCCGCTGCCCATCGTGCTGGGGCACGAGGGCGCGGGCGTGGTGCTGGAGCGAGGCTCGGCGGTGACAGCGCTCGAGCCGGGCGACCACGTGGTGCTCAGCTTCGATGCCTGCCGCGCCTGCCCCGCCTGCCAGCGAGGCCTGCCGGGGTACTGCAACCACGCACGCGCGCTCAACTACGCCTGCGCGCGCTCCGATGGGACCACGACGCTGCGCGACGCAGCGGGGCCCGTGCATGGAGGCTGGTTCGGGCAGTCCTCCCTCGCGTCAATCGCGGTCGCGAGCCAGCGAAACGCGGTCCGAGTGCCGCGCTCGAATGAACTCGCGCTGCTGGCGCCGCTGGGCTGCGGCATCCAGACCGGCGCTGGAACCGTGCTGCGAGCGCTGAAGGCCTCGGCCGGCCAGGGCATCGCCATCTTCGGCGCGGGAGCGGTGGGTGCGGGCGCGCTGATGGCCGCCGTCGCGGCGCGCTGCTCGCCCATCGTGGTGGTCGACCCGCTGCCCTCGCGGCGCCAGCTCGCGCTCGAGCTGGGAGCCACCCACGCGCTGGCGCCGGACGAGGTCGGCGAGCGCGGCTCGGGGCTCAGGAAGGCGCTCGGGGGAGGGCTCGACTTCTGTATCGACACCGTGGGGACGCAGGCGGTGATCACCCAGGCCCTGCACGCGCTCGGCACGCCCGGTGTGTGCGCCACGCTCGCGCTTCGTGGCGGCGCCAACCCGGTGTCGATCAGCCAGACGCACCTGCTCTACGGGCGGACGCTGGTCGGCATCATCGAGGGAGATGCCGACCCGCAGGCGTTCATCCCCGAGCTGGTGCGCATGTGGCGTGCCGGGCAGCTCCCCCTGGAGCGGATAGTGCGGACCTTTGCCTTCGATCGGCTCGATGAAGCGCTCGCGAAGATGCGCGACGGGTCGGTCCTCAAACCCGTCTTGACCTTCGGAGGAATCGAATGA
- a CDS encoding metallophosphoesterase: protein MSARVRGTLVLWDMQTGELVSTLPSPLGPTTVVHGLAWSPDGQTLACGCEGDVRLVLWKKQLVHQLFLRDSALALMVMEPARGDTALSVIEGWNQRLMAQAGARSLRKLLVGSKVDSEHAPENRTAIESLVSRCQFTDYVPTSARTGRGIPELKAALEQAIDWGSIEKVSRPELFQRLRQHIQRLREDRRVVLTFFELENELRRQMGRDFDPEALRAVVGQLSRQGLVADTRMGDGTRVLILEVEQVERYAGSLILAARDNPHGVPALDAAKVQSPTMRFLRILPEERLRRDQELAILDCVIELLLEHGLCLRHEGLLIFPSLFRPAPTEPGAEFSHSVSLHYDCSGPIDNVYASLISWLAISERFGAMRLWEDRAEFGRAGLESSGVRRVQRGGAEGGGFARLDVYFDPGTPEATRELFVNFVEHHLREHGVQLLEQLVITCACGNVFAEKVVRERMAAGHPDIGCPACDRRTPLTLGAQQARERNPELLKQLQALRTNIRQQRSQDVIEVKVAMEEARRVQVSQEVPLRILHLSDLHVGAGADPLSLLQPLEADLKDRSQGLGVDRLDYLVISGDITNRAAPEEFEKARGFVSELIARFGLTAERCILVPGNHDLDWDTEVYIRKKRRQVDARALIPGAYKEDGDGYYLRDEAKYPERFRNFSRHFYHPLTQREYPLAPEEQCLSFLTDSRLQFLAMNSAWEIDEYFTERSGICEQALSRGLDAANRELTAARGRRELQAGEPVLRLAVWHHPITGNEKIQADAFMSRLLQADVRVCLHGHVHEERVDLINPLHPERRIQVVGAGSFGAPTHHRPESVPRLYNLLEIPRDLRSLRVHTRCQRRQGGAWEGWAVWPSSQPGEKRAWYEVTFPGL from the coding sequence ATGAGCGCTCGGGTCCGTGGCACCCTCGTGCTCTGGGACATGCAGACGGGAGAGCTGGTCAGCACCCTGCCATCCCCGCTGGGCCCCACCACGGTGGTGCATGGCCTGGCCTGGTCTCCCGATGGGCAGACCCTCGCCTGTGGTTGTGAGGGGGACGTCCGCCTCGTGCTGTGGAAGAAGCAGCTCGTGCATCAGCTCTTTCTGCGGGACTCGGCGCTGGCCCTGATGGTGATGGAGCCCGCGCGAGGGGACACCGCGCTGAGCGTCATCGAGGGGTGGAACCAGCGCCTGATGGCCCAGGCGGGAGCGAGGAGCCTCCGCAAGCTGCTGGTAGGCAGCAAGGTGGACAGCGAGCACGCTCCCGAGAATCGCACCGCCATCGAGAGCCTGGTGAGCCGCTGCCAGTTCACCGACTATGTGCCCACCAGCGCCAGGACGGGCCGGGGCATCCCCGAGCTCAAGGCGGCGCTGGAGCAGGCCATCGACTGGGGCTCCATCGAGAAGGTCAGCCGCCCCGAGTTGTTCCAGCGCCTGCGCCAGCACATCCAGCGGCTGCGCGAGGATCGGCGGGTGGTGCTCACCTTCTTCGAGCTGGAGAACGAGCTGCGCCGGCAGATGGGGCGCGACTTCGATCCCGAGGCGCTCCGGGCCGTGGTGGGCCAGCTCAGCCGTCAGGGGCTCGTCGCGGACACCCGCATGGGGGATGGCACGCGGGTGCTCATCCTCGAGGTTGAGCAGGTGGAGCGCTACGCGGGCTCGCTCATCCTCGCCGCGCGGGACAACCCCCACGGCGTTCCCGCACTGGATGCGGCGAAGGTGCAGTCTCCCACGATGCGCTTCCTGCGCATCCTTCCCGAGGAGCGGCTGCGCCGCGACCAGGAGCTGGCGATCCTCGACTGCGTCATCGAGCTGCTGCTCGAGCACGGGCTCTGCCTGCGACACGAGGGGCTGCTCATCTTCCCCTCCTTGTTCCGGCCCGCTCCCACCGAGCCCGGCGCGGAGTTCTCCCACTCCGTGTCGCTGCACTACGACTGCTCCGGTCCCATCGACAACGTCTACGCGTCGCTCATCAGCTGGCTGGCCATCAGTGAGCGCTTCGGCGCCATGCGCCTGTGGGAGGATCGCGCGGAGTTCGGCCGGGCTGGCCTGGAGTCCTCGGGGGTCCGGCGCGTGCAGCGCGGCGGTGCGGAGGGCGGGGGCTTCGCGCGGCTGGACGTCTATTTCGATCCGGGGACACCCGAGGCCACGCGCGAGCTGTTCGTGAACTTCGTCGAGCACCACCTCCGCGAGCACGGGGTGCAGCTGCTGGAGCAGCTCGTCATCACCTGCGCGTGTGGCAATGTCTTCGCGGAGAAGGTCGTCCGGGAGCGCATGGCCGCCGGGCATCCGGACATCGGCTGTCCGGCGTGTGACCGGCGAACGCCGCTCACGCTGGGCGCGCAGCAGGCCCGGGAGCGCAATCCGGAGCTCCTCAAGCAGCTCCAGGCGCTGCGGACCAACATCCGCCAGCAGCGCTCTCAGGACGTCATCGAGGTGAAGGTGGCGATGGAGGAGGCGCGCCGCGTCCAGGTGTCCCAGGAGGTGCCGCTGAGAATCCTCCACCTGAGCGATCTGCACGTCGGGGCGGGCGCGGATCCGCTCAGCCTGCTCCAGCCGCTCGAGGCGGACCTGAAGGACCGGAGCCAGGGGCTTGGGGTGGATCGTCTGGACTACCTGGTCATCTCCGGGGACATCACCAATCGCGCCGCACCCGAGGAGTTCGAGAAGGCCCGTGGGTTCGTGTCCGAGCTCATCGCCCGCTTCGGGCTGACGGCCGAGCGCTGCATCCTCGTGCCGGGCAACCATGATCTGGACTGGGACACGGAGGTCTACATCCGGAAGAAGAGGCGGCAGGTGGATGCCCGCGCGCTCATTCCCGGCGCCTACAAGGAGGATGGGGATGGGTACTACCTTCGGGACGAGGCGAAGTACCCCGAGCGCTTCAGGAACTTCTCGCGGCACTTCTACCACCCGCTGACCCAGCGGGAGTATCCGCTGGCGCCCGAGGAGCAGTGCCTCTCGTTCCTCACGGACTCACGGCTGCAGTTCCTGGCGATGAACTCGGCCTGGGAGATCGACGAGTACTTCACGGAGCGCTCCGGCATCTGCGAGCAGGCGCTGTCTCGCGGGCTCGACGCCGCCAACAGGGAGCTGACCGCGGCTCGTGGGAGGAGAGAGCTTCAGGCGGGGGAGCCAGTCCTTCGGCTGGCCGTCTGGCATCACCCCATCACAGGCAACGAGAAGATCCAGGCCGATGCCTTCATGAGCCGGCTGCTCCAGGCGGACGTGCGGGTCTGCCTCCATGGCCACGTTCACGAGGAGCGGGTCGATCTGATCAACCCCCTTCACCCGGAGCGGCGAATCCAAGTCGTGGGAGCCGGCAGCTTCGGAGCGCCCACCCACCATCGCCCGGAGTCCGTGCCGCGGCTGTACAACCTGCTGGAGATTCCGCGCGACCTGCGGAGCCTGCGCGTCCACACGCGATGCCAGCGCAGGCAAGGCGGCGCCTGGGAAGGGTGGGCGGTGTGGCCCTCCTCTCAGCCCGGTGAGAAGCGGGCCTGGTACGAAGTCACCTTCCCGGGCCTGTAA
- a CDS encoding prolipoprotein diacylglyceryl transferase family protein: MAGESLNRFLDSLPRTRFGRGSTEVPVHRTCGIVGYYVAVITTLGAGLIAGRSLLVLAVLSGVCALSFFIYTWLRRAITGHEELVLLEHVWFALACATGTLLLLGESVVAYLDAVAVGLAFFLTGGRVGCLFVGCCHGKPSALGIRYPESCASDGFPRYLVGIRLFPVQAIEAVGLTIIGLVGLVALPFEPAPGRVLVWFLMGYAVMRFGLEGLRGDKRPHLLGLSQARWMSLVEVTLAVVLIERARPGFPDVRDLAMLGFLAALMVASLALRHALEPRRHLLAPAHLEEVRSATTACLEEAVPDAPGSKRTSRGVTVVASPAPGAPGAAHVSLSLSLERPRVELLCELAATAFPKLDPGMARLTQDSILYLALPPPAAIEALPPVAWTELYGNVVRQLQAPEEPAPEAPARMPMPTRAGRQSYFSSSSR, from the coding sequence ATGGCTGGTGAATCGCTCAATCGGTTCCTCGACTCGCTGCCACGCACCCGCTTTGGTCGGGGCAGCACCGAGGTTCCCGTACACCGCACCTGCGGCATCGTCGGCTACTACGTCGCCGTCATCACCACCCTGGGCGCGGGGCTCATCGCGGGGCGCTCGCTCCTGGTGCTGGCGGTGCTCTCGGGAGTGTGTGCGCTGTCGTTCTTCATCTACACCTGGTTGCGCCGGGCCATCACGGGCCACGAGGAGCTCGTCCTGCTGGAGCACGTGTGGTTCGCGCTCGCCTGCGCCACCGGCACGCTGCTGCTGCTGGGGGAATCCGTAGTCGCATACCTGGATGCGGTGGCGGTGGGCCTCGCCTTCTTCCTGACAGGAGGGCGCGTGGGGTGCCTGTTCGTGGGGTGCTGTCACGGCAAGCCCTCCGCGCTGGGGATCCGCTATCCCGAGTCATGCGCGAGCGATGGTTTCCCGCGCTACCTGGTGGGGATCCGGCTGTTCCCGGTGCAGGCCATCGAAGCGGTGGGGCTCACCATCATCGGGCTGGTGGGGCTGGTGGCGCTGCCCTTCGAGCCGGCGCCGGGCCGCGTGCTGGTGTGGTTCCTGATGGGCTATGCGGTGATGCGCTTCGGGCTGGAGGGGCTTCGCGGAGACAAGCGTCCGCACCTGCTCGGGCTCTCGCAGGCCCGGTGGATGTCGCTCGTCGAGGTGACGCTGGCGGTCGTGCTCATCGAGCGAGCACGCCCTGGCTTTCCAGACGTGCGCGACCTGGCCATGCTGGGCTTTCTGGCCGCGCTGATGGTGGCCTCGCTGGCCCTCCGGCACGCCCTGGAGCCGCGTCGCCACCTGCTGGCCCCCGCGCACCTCGAGGAGGTGCGAAGCGCCACCACTGCCTGCCTGGAGGAAGCTGTGCCGGACGCACCTGGCTCCAAGCGGACGTCGCGGGGAGTGACGGTGGTGGCGTCTCCCGCGCCGGGGGCACCGGGCGCCGCGCATGTGTCCCTGTCGCTCTCCCTGGAGCGCCCTCGGGTGGAGCTGCTCTGCGAGCTGGCGGCGACGGCCTTCCCGAAGCTGGATCCAGGCATGGCCCGCCTCACGCAGGACTCCATCCTCTACCTGGCGTTGCCGCCGCCGGCCGCGATCGAGGCCCTGCCGCCGGTCGCCTGGACGGAGCTCTACGGGAACGTGGTGCGGCAGCTCCAGGCCCCCGAGGAGCCAGCGCCTGAGGCTCCCGCGCGCATGCCCATGCCCACACGTGCCGGCCGTCAGTCCTACTTCTCATCGAGCAGCCGCTGA